In Montipora foliosa isolate CH-2021 unplaced genomic scaffold, ASM3666993v2 scaffold_420, whole genome shotgun sequence, the following proteins share a genomic window:
- the LOC137988532 gene encoding uncharacterized protein: MPANCCVPKCTKKLYRTENGKKISYFKFPDDVNLKKRWLHAIRRDECKDFTVNQNTKICSRHFKPEDFVKSVGGQRIYVREGVVPSRFSWSQSSPLKRKPPKKRMFTSNTDTELIVSQTTSATETNADNCTSSAAGSSADHDVQNDTDTQRNTTEDFKEHLEKLKSLELENATLKAEIEVLKRQKGLGDSRVFQLRNFTSDEDIAFYTGFPNFATFNAVYEFLNTGTNGENIRYCSSKERSVPKRFYDENENETEEPEECTHKGRKRSLEAREEFFLVLCRLRRGFAEKHLAHLFHISQSTVSRIFLSWINYLYLKFGQVSIWANKEGGCYSYYARQL; the protein is encoded by the coding sequence atgccGGCAAATTGTTGTGTTCCCAAATGCACCAAAAAGCTGTACAGGActgaaaatggaaagaaaatttcctacttcaagtttccagatgatgtgAACCTCAAGAAACGTTGGCTGCATGCTATTCGTCGCGACGAATGTAAGGATTTTACTGTCAACCAAAACACGAAGATTTGCTCTCGTCACTTTAAACCTGAGGACTTTGTTAAGTCTGTCGGAGGCCAGCGTATTTATGTCAGGGAAGGGGTCGTGCCGTCACGTTTTTCTTGGTCACAAAGTTCTCCGCTAAAGAGAAAGCCTCCTAAGAAACGTATGTTTACGTCGAATACAGACACAGAGTTGATAGTATCTCAAACAACTAGTGCAACTGAAACCAACGCTGATAACTGCACTTCATCTGCGGCTGGTAGCTCTGCTGATCATGACGTGCAAAACGACACGGATACACAAAGAAACACGACAGAAGATTTCAAAGAACATCTCGAAAAACTGAAGAGTTTGGAGCTTGAAAATGCTACACTGAAGGCTGAAATAGAAGTTTTAAAACGTCAGAAGGGACTAGGAGATTCTCGCGTTTTTCAGTTGCGAAATTTTACCTCTGACGAGGACATCGCCTTTTACACCGGCTTTCCTAACTTTGCTACATTTAATGCTGTATATGAATTTTTGAACACTGGAACGAATGGGGAGAACATTAGGTACTGCTCGTCAAAAGAAAGAAGTGTCCCAAAGCGTTTTTATGATGAGAACGAAAATGAAACCGAGGAACCAGAGGAATGCACTCACAAAGGTAGAAAAAGGAGCTTAGAGGCAAGAGAGGAGTTTTTCCTTGTACTCTGCAGACTAAGAAGGGGATTTGCAGAAAAGCATCTGGCTCACTTGTTTCATATCTCTCAGTCAACAGTGAGCAGGATATTCCTGTCCTGGATAAATTACTTGTATCTTAAATTTGGTCAAGTATCTATATGGGCAAATAAGGAGGGAGGTTGTTACAGTTACTATGCCAGACAGCTTTAA